A window of Coleofasciculus chthonoplastes PCC 7420 genomic DNA:
CTTCATCGTATCTACGAAGCTGCTCAAGTATTTTTATGCCCGCTGCACTAGAGACTCCTTCGCCACCCTTGAGGGAACCTGGTTTGTAGGGGCGGGTTTAAGGACTTTCTTGTGGTTGATGATGGTAACGTTGGTACGAAACCCGCCCTGACTCAATGTTGAGTTCACTCCCCCATCTCCCAGACGCTTCTGTCATCACGTCTGGAACATCGCGCCCCATCTTCTCCATCTCCCGCACCTTACTCCTTTAATCTTCAAAGGGTACAACATCTACCCGCAAGGTATCTCCGTGAAAGTTCTCCAAAAACCGAGGACGTACTTTGAGATTAACCATCTCTGCTGGCAAAACAAAACGTAGTTTTTTCTCATACACGTCACCTAAACGCAATACGCTTTGTTCCATGGGGCGCTTAACCCGCATGTAAACTGTGTGTTCTCGGTCAGTGGAAATAGTATGAGGGACGCAGTAGCGCACATTTTCCCCTGGAATTAGGCGAATATTATCCCCCGGAGGACGTTGTTCGGTGACGTAAGCCCCAGCATTGCTGCCTGCGAGAAAGGCTTCCTGGCTGACAAAATCCACTAAGTCGTGAATATGGACAACATTACCACAAGCAAAAACTCCATCCATGGAGGTTTCCATCATGCTGTTCACCACTGGACCACTGGTTACAGGGTCAATCTGGAGTTTCAACTGTCGGGATAGTTCGTTTTCTGGAATCAAACCAATGGACAGCAGCAGGGTATCACAAGGAATATCCCAGCTTTGCTCTAAATTTGGGGTAAAGTTTTCATCAACGGGAGCAACAGTAACCTTTTCTACTCGATCTCTGCCATGGATGTCCGCAACTGTCGTGGAAAGGTGCAGGGGAATGTCGAAGTCGTGCAGACATTGGACAATATTGCGATTGAGTCCATTGGCGTGAGGCATAATTTCAAACACGCCTGCGACTTCTACGCCTTCCAATGTCAACCGCCGCGCCATAATTAAGCCAATATCCCCAGAACCAAGAATCACCGCCCGATATCCAGGCAGATAACCAATCATGTTGACAAATTTCTGGGCTAACCCAGCGGTCAAGACACCGGAGGCGCGAGTACCAGGAGTGCGAATAGCGCCGCGTGTGCGTTCTCTGGCACCCATTGCTAGTACAGCGGCTTTGGTGGAAAGAACGTGGACGCCTTGGCTACCGGACATGAGTTTGACTTGTTTGTCAGCACTAATATCCAGGATGTAAGCATCGCTGACAATATCTATGTCCGTTTCTAAGACTTGCTCCAAAAAGCGCTGGGCATATTCTGGACCGGTGAGTTCTTCTTTAAAATGCTGGAGTCCAAAACCTGGATGGATACATTGCAACAGGATACCGCCTGCTTCTTTCTCACGGTCAGCAATCAGGATGCGATCTGCTCCGGCTTGTCTAGCGCCTAAGGCGGCTGCCATGCCCGCAGGACCGCCACCGACGACCACGACATCATACTCTTTTTTTAAGTGGCTGATTGTGTCTGTAATCATTTGGCTACCTCCTCCCGTTCCCGAACAATCCAAGTGTCGCCGCCGCGTTTGGTAATTTGCGCTAGCGGCTGGTCTAATTCTTGCGATAGCAGTTCCATACACCGTCCAGTACAGAACCCCCCTTGACAGCGCCCCATCCCGGCGCGGGAACGGAATTTGATGCCGTCGAGGGTGCGTGCGCCCCGATGAATGGAATCTAAAATCTCACCCTCGGTAATTAATTCGCAGCGACAGACAATGCGACCATAATGATGATTTTCTTGAGTTAGGGCAATTTGTTCGTCTGTAGACAGGGAGACAAAATGGATGGGTTTTGGAATGGAGGGGACAAAATCATCCTTGGGTTGTAAGGGCAGACCTTCGTCCCTTAATATATCTCCTACCATTTCAGCAATTGCCGGAGCCGCTGTGAGTCCGGGGGACTGGATACCCGCGACGTTAATAAAGCCTTTTTTGTCAGTTGGACCAATAATAAAGTCTTCAGTTTCCGTAACCGCCCGCAACCCAGCAAATTCAGCGATGCAATCCCTCGGACTAATACCGGGAACGACTTGTCTGACCATCTGGAAAACGGTTTGTCCTCCGGCGACGCTAGTGGTCAAGTCTTCCTTATCATCAACCATTTCTGCCGTGGGACCAACCATAATCGTGCCATCGTAGGTGGGGATGACGAGAATTCCTTTGGACACGGGAGTGGGACAGGGGAAAATTACCCGTTTGACTAAACCCATTAACCGCTTATCCAGGATATATTCCTCCCCTTTGCGAGGGCGAATAGTAAAGGGTTGGACTCCTGCCATCTGAGCGATACGATCTGCCCAAAGTCCCGCCGCGTTGATGATAAAGCGAGTCGGGAATTCTCCGCGATTTGTTTTGATTGTCCAAATGTCGTCCGTTTGGTCAATGTCTTGCACTAGACTATCGGTCACCAATTCCAACCCATTCAGACAGGCATTTTCAATCAGAGCAAAACAGGCTTCGTAAGGATTGATCACCCCTGTGGTTGGAGCATAGAGTCCGGCGATGGCGTCGGGATTGAGGCGGGGTTCTTCTCGGAGTAAGCGTTCCTGATCCCACATTTCCAGACCAGGAACGCCTTTTTCTTCACCTTGTTGTTTGAGTTTCTCTAAGGTGGGGAGTTGTTCTTGGGCTAGAGCGACAGTCAGTTCGCCAATGCGCTTGAAC
This region includes:
- a CDS encoding NAD(P)/FAD-dependent oxidoreductase, which gives rise to MITDTISHLKKEYDVVVVGGGPAGMAAALGARQAGADRILIADREKEAGGILLQCIHPGFGLQHFKEELTGPEYAQRFLEQVLETDIDIVSDAYILDISADKQVKLMSGSQGVHVLSTKAAVLAMGARERTRGAIRTPGTRASGVLTAGLAQKFVNMIGYLPGYRAVILGSGDIGLIMARRLTLEGVEVAGVFEIMPHANGLNRNIVQCLHDFDIPLHLSTTVADIHGRDRVEKVTVAPVDENFTPNLEQSWDIPCDTLLLSIGLIPENELSRQLKLQIDPVTSGPVVNSMMETSMDGVFACGNVVHIHDLVDFVSQEAFLAGSNAGAYVTEQRPPGDNIRLIPGENVRYCVPHTISTDREHTVYMRVKRPMEQSVLRLGDVYEKKLRFVLPAEMVNLKVRPRFLENFHGDTLRVDVVPFED
- a CDS encoding NAD(P)/FAD-dependent oxidoreductase, producing the protein MVYDVAIIGGGVIGCTIARELMRYPIRAVLLEKESEVGFGTSKANSGIIHGGHHGSPNTLKGKLEWLGNQMWDTICDELGFGFKRIGELTVALAQEQLPTLEKLKQQGEEKGVPGLEMWDQERLLREEPRLNPDAIAGLYAPTTGVINPYEACFALIENACLNGLELVTDSLVQDIDQTDDIWTIKTNRGEFPTRFIINAAGLWADRIAQMAGVQPFTIRPRKGEEYILDKRLMGLVKRVIFPCPTPVSKGILVIPTYDGTIMVGPTAEMVDDKEDLTTSVAGGQTVFQMVRQVVPGISPRDCIAEFAGLRAVTETEDFIIGPTDKKGFINVAGIQSPGLTAAPAIAEMVGDILRDEGLPLQPKDDFVPSIPKPIHFVSLSTDEQIALTQENHHYGRIVCRCELITEGEILDSIHRGARTLDGIKFRSRAGMGRCQGGFCTGRCMELLSQELDQPLAQITKRGGDTWIVREREEVAK